The following proteins come from a genomic window of Pelmatolapia mariae isolate MD_Pm_ZW linkage group LG17, Pm_UMD_F_2, whole genome shotgun sequence:
- the pus7l gene encoding pseudouridylate synthase PUS7L: MKQVSEAVNVPACFISNHEGFLGSIKNFIEDFVVTEIDIYGQHVNTAAATQTPGCASSVGNDRTNAGYKEDSHSSASQDADVPLDWGVHDPLPSLGSLDLGVILGQSVSEELEQFVLTLRDKNPPELELSLGSFADKHQRASVHRAVRHRFPFLMTVTIQPEIRVREDPDYRELSQLVKEDEAEDFFRFIDAKVRGSSYTFGPDDNKEHRTAVHHFLNRRFGKLVETKSFNDQGRTSISVRLRERGRPKKRTAEERKDDEVYTAFTLCKENLETLEAISYMAAALGVLPSDFTYAGIKDKRAITYQSMVVKKVSPQRLKEKNAEFQNRGIRVFQVRSVSEPLRLGRLQGNHFDLVVRDLRPHGAGDTHSSGGDVHTRLAALVKEAVENVKARGFVNYYGPQRFGSGQSVQSDRVGLALLKEDMVSAVRLFFTPEEGDDPQSHAKRHFLQTDNPKESLALMPLSKPRERLMLRALNRYGTGPDGCDQAWLSLPHSMRIFYPHAYCSRVWNEAAAHRLTTMGHSVRRGDLVWLRQGQNKMEDARETSMAQIHVVTDKEEQEGIYKLEQVVLPMPGNTVKYPENAMGTWYRERLVRDGLEDCRFRVGSLKLNLPGCYRPLLAVPHSLRYQLQRAASREGGRAMAGSESLTLTLNFDLDSSCYATICLREIMKCDP, encoded by the exons ATGAAGCAGGTTAGTGAGGCTGTGAATGTCCCTGCATGCTTCATATCAAACCATGAAGGCTTTCTTGGAAGCATCAAAAACTTCATTGAGGATTTTGTGGTGACTGAAATAGATATTTATGGACAGCATGTTAACACAGCAGCAGCCACACAGACACCGGGCTGTGCCTCTTCAGTTGGAAATGACAGAACCAATGCAGGATATAAAGAGGACAGTCATTCTTCAGCCTCACAGGATGCTGATGTCCCTCTGGATTGGGGGGTACATGACCCACTCCCTAGTCTAGGGAGTTTAGATTTAGGTGTGATTTTAGGTCAGTCGGTCAGTGAGGAGCTCGAGCAGTTTGTGTTAACTCTCAGAGATAAAAATCCACCTGAGCTGGAGCTTTCCCTTGGTTCCTTTGCTGACAAACACCAGAGAGCCAGCGTCCACCGAGCTGTCAGACACCGCTTCCCTTTTCTCATGACTGTCACCATTCAGCCTGAGATCAGGGTGAGGGAGGACCCAGACTACAGAGAGCTCTCCCAGCTTGTTAAGGAGGATGAGGCTGAGGACTTTTTCAGGTTTATAGATGCCAAAGTGAGAGGTTCGTCCTATACGTTTGGACCTGATGACAATAAGGAGCACAGGACGGCAGTCCATCACTTCCTGAATCGAAGGTTCGGGAAACTGGTGGAGACTAAAAGCTTCAATGACCAGGGGAGGACATCGATCTCAGTTAGGCTGAGGGAGCGAGGGAGGCCAAAGAAGAGAACAGCAGAGGAACGTAAAGACGATGAAGTTTACACTG CGTTCACTCTGTGTAAGGAAAACCTTGAGACTCTGGAGGCCATCAGCTACATGGCAGCAGCTCTCGGGGTTCTGCCATCTGATTTCACCTATGCTGGGATCAAGGATAAAAGAGCAATCACCTACCAGTCCATGGTGGTAAAGAAGGTCTCACCTCAACG GTTGAAAGAGAAGAATGCAGAGTTTCAGAACAGAGGGATCCGCGTGTTTCAGGTGCGTTCTGTCAGCGAGCCTCTCCGGCTTGGACGACTGCAGGGGAATCACTTCGACCTGGTTGTCCGGGACCTGAGACCACACGGTGCCGGTGACACGCACTCCTCTGGCGGAGACGTGCACACACGGCTGGCAGCACTGGTGAAAGAAGCAGTGGAGAATGTCAAG GCCAGAGGGTTTGTCAACTACTACGGACCACAGAGGTTTGGGAGCGGACAGAGCGTTCAGTCTGATCGAGTAGGACTAGCTCTACTGAAAGAGGATATG gtGAGTGCTGTACGTCTCTTCTTCACTCCAGAGGAAGGCGATGATCCTCAGAGTCATGCGAAGAGACACTTCCTCCAAACAG ATAACCCTAAGGAGTCCTTAGCTTTGATGCCGTTGTCCAAGCCCAGGGAGCGGTTGATGCTGCGGGCCCTGAACCGCTATGGTACAGGTCCTGATGGATGTGACCAAGCCTGGCTCAGCCTGCCACACAGCATGAGGATTTTCTACCCTCACGCTTACTGTAGCAG AGTTTGGAACGAAGCGGCGGCACACAGGCTAACTACAATGGGTCATAGTGTCCGAAGAGGTGACCTGGTGTGGTTACGACAAGGTCAAAACAAAATGGAAGATGCTAGAGAAACCAGCATGGCTCAG ATCCATGTGGTGACAGATAAAGAGGAGCAAGAGGGTATCTACAAACTAGAACAA GTTGTGTTACCAATGCCAGGAAACACTGTGAAGTATCCAGAAAATGCCATGGGAACTTGGTACCGAGAGAGGCTGGTCAGAGATGGACTGGAAGATTGCCGCTTCAGAGTCGGCAGCCTCAAACTGAACCTGCCTGGCTGCTACCGCCCTCTGCTGGCAGTGCCGCACAGCCTCAGGTATCAGCTGCAGAGAGCAGCCAGCAGAGAGGGTGGAAGAGCGATGGCTGGTTCGGAGTCGCTCACTCTCACGCTAAACTTCGACTTGGACTCCTCGTGCTATGCTACCATCTGCCTCAGAGAGATCATGAAGTGTGACCCCTGA